In Gimesia benthica, a single window of DNA contains:
- a CDS encoding lactonase family protein, with translation MSYEHVFYLFPLVVGMVLSNTAQATAADEPLVFISAFAAGEEGAIHAYKFNPETGELTQVARTADVEHPFFLAVSPDNRYLYSIHAPGKFSGKDNEFVSAFELEGRTGKLKLLNRQSSLGTASCYLDIDDTGKAVVVANYTTGSVASLPVKADGSLGEAATFVQHQGSSVNPKRQKEPHAHCSVISPDQKYVFAADLGLDKIMAYKLDPQTAKLTPAQQPFVRTIPGAGPRHLTFHPNGKQMYVINELKNSITEFDYDPATGFLTEGQTIDTLPPDFTGVSHCADLKFTPNGRFLYGTNRGHDSLAAYSVDPQGKLSLIEIIPSLGNGPQNLAITADGKYLLCANMPGNNVVVFAIDQQTGKLTAVGEPISIPSPSCIMIR, from the coding sequence ATGTCTTACGAACATGTCTTTTATCTGTTTCCGCTGGTCGTCGGAATGGTCCTCAGTAACACAGCGCAGGCCACCGCAGCCGATGAGCCCCTGGTCTTCATTTCGGCTTTCGCAGCTGGTGAAGAGGGTGCCATCCATGCTTACAAATTCAACCCTGAGACAGGTGAGCTCACGCAGGTCGCACGGACCGCTGATGTCGAGCATCCCTTCTTCCTCGCAGTGTCCCCCGACAACCGCTACCTGTACTCGATCCATGCCCCTGGTAAATTCAGCGGCAAAGACAATGAATTTGTCTCCGCCTTCGAACTGGAAGGACGCACTGGCAAACTGAAGCTGCTCAATCGGCAGTCATCACTGGGAACCGCTTCCTGTTACCTCGATATCGACGACACCGGTAAAGCGGTTGTGGTTGCAAACTATACCACAGGCAGCGTCGCTTCACTGCCCGTCAAAGCCGATGGTTCGCTGGGAGAAGCAGCCACGTTCGTGCAGCACCAGGGTTCCAGCGTGAATCCCAAGCGTCAGAAAGAACCGCACGCACACTGCAGCGTCATCAGCCCGGACCAGAAATATGTCTTCGCCGCTGACCTGGGGCTCGACAAAATCATGGCCTACAAATTGGATCCCCAGACCGCGAAACTGACTCCAGCTCAGCAACCATTTGTGAGAACCATCCCCGGTGCCGGCCCGCGTCATCTGACCTTCCATCCGAATGGAAAGCAGATGTATGTCATCAACGAACTCAAGAACTCCATCACGGAATTCGATTATGATCCCGCAACCGGCTTTCTGACCGAAGGCCAGACCATTGATACCCTGCCCCCGGACTTCACCGGAGTCAGCCACTGTGCCGACCTGAAATTCACTCCCAATGGTCGGTTCCTCTACGGGACGAATCGCGGTCATGACAGCCTGGCGGCTTACAGTGTCGACCCGCAGGGAAAACTATCGTTGATCGAAATCATCCCCAGCCTGGGCAATGGACCGCAGAATCTGGCCATTACCGCGGACGGAAAGTATCTGCTCTGTGCGAATATGCCGGGGAATAACGTCGTGGTCTTCGCCATCGACCAACAGACCGGCAAGCTGACGGCCGTCGGCGAACCGATCTCCATCCCCAGCCCGTCCTGCATCATGATTCGTTAA
- a CDS encoding sugar phosphate isomerase/epimerase family protein, translating to MKFSRRAFLQAGSSALAIPLLDQRSIKADSGQKAKAASSLERALGITTSSLSGHLSPRTAKGKISLLDLPRMLRDELGMTVIDLNTSTVSVTDGKYLEQLRNAADRAGCVLTNLKMNQGKLDMNSPDQATRAHALKTYKASIDVASELGLKWARPLPRTQRPDMQIHIDSYRELCDYGAKRNVQLLVENYGWMQNDPESVVKLVKAIGHQVAACPDTGNWDSDELRYAGLAKTFPIAVTCDFKARAIGPRGEHPLYDLKRCFEIGWQAGFRGPWCFEHANKDQGQLLKELGMLRDMLQTWMKEAAQEPADS from the coding sequence ATGAAGTTTTCACGAAGAGCGTTTCTACAGGCGGGCAGCAGTGCCCTGGCGATTCCGTTGCTGGATCAACGATCAATCAAGGCTGATTCAGGGCAGAAAGCCAAGGCGGCGTCCTCACTTGAGCGTGCGCTGGGGATCACGACTTCTTCTCTTTCGGGACATCTCTCGCCCCGGACTGCCAAGGGAAAAATCTCTCTGCTGGACCTGCCCCGGATGCTGCGGGATGAACTGGGGATGACGGTCATCGATCTGAATACGTCCACAGTGTCAGTGACCGATGGCAAGTACCTGGAGCAGTTGCGGAATGCAGCGGATCGGGCGGGATGCGTGTTGACCAACCTGAAAATGAACCAGGGAAAGCTGGATATGAACAGTCCCGATCAGGCCACCCGCGCACATGCGTTGAAAACCTATAAGGCGTCGATCGATGTGGCTTCCGAGCTGGGACTGAAGTGGGCGCGTCCGCTGCCTCGAACGCAGCGTCCCGATATGCAGATTCATATCGACAGTTATCGGGAGTTGTGTGATTACGGTGCGAAACGCAATGTCCAGCTGCTGGTCGAGAATTACGGCTGGATGCAGAACGATCCCGAGTCAGTCGTCAAACTGGTCAAGGCGATTGGTCATCAGGTGGCGGCCTGTCCCGATACGGGGAACTGGGACAGTGATGAGCTGCGTTACGCCGGGCTGGCGAAGACGTTTCCGATTGCGGTCACCTGTGACTTCAAGGCACGGGCCATTGGTCCCCGCGGTGAGCATCCGCTGTATGATCTCAAACGCTGTTTCGAGATTGGCTGGCAGGCCGGATTTCGGGGGCCCTGGTGCTTCGAACATGCAAACAAAGACCAGGGGCAATTGTTGAAGGAACTGGGCATGCTGCGTGATATGCTGCAGACCTGGATGAAGGAGGCAGCACAGGAACCCGCTGATTCCTGA
- a CDS encoding dihydrofolate reductase family protein: MHGRVFIAVSLDGFIARKDGSLDWLPGSDGVGDQPAEDFGYQQFMDGIDVLVMGRHTYETVLSFETWPYGDKRVIVLSSQSISLPDHLPASVEVRNSSPTQLFQDLTEEGLHNAYIDGGITIQRFLAAGLIDELIITRIPTLIGEGLPLFGALAQDIPLQHQETRTFENGFVQSRYAVQSGVSSD; this comes from the coding sequence ATGCACGGACGCGTCTTTATTGCAGTCAGTCTGGACGGATTCATCGCCCGTAAAGATGGCTCCCTCGACTGGCTTCCCGGCAGTGATGGTGTCGGCGATCAGCCAGCAGAAGATTTCGGCTACCAGCAATTCATGGACGGAATCGACGTTCTCGTGATGGGCCGTCATACCTATGAAACGGTCCTCTCCTTCGAAACCTGGCCCTACGGCGACAAACGGGTGATCGTCCTCAGCAGCCAGTCAATTAGTCTACCAGATCACCTGCCCGCCTCGGTCGAAGTCAGAAACAGTTCGCCCACACAGCTGTTCCAGGATCTGACAGAAGAGGGTCTGCACAATGCTTACATCGACGGCGGCATTACGATCCAGCGATTCCTTGCAGCCGGACTGATCGACGAGCTGATCATCACGCGCATTCCCACCTTGATTGGCGAGGGACTCCCCCTGTTCGGCGCACTCGCACAGGATATTCCGCTCCAGCATCAGGAGACGCGCACCTTTGAGAATGGTTTCGTGCAAAGTCGATATGCAGTGCAGTCTGGCGTCTCCTCAGACTGA
- a CDS encoding nuclear transport factor 2 family protein, which translates to MSLRIVACTLICLLSTTLLSAADKPDKTAILDAELLKAVKTLDEAFSKRDKETIRRMTDERHISISPSYQFFSQKDQLEALPELKLTLFKASPKKIIHTTPSAAIITYEAQIEGTFEGKQLAKHVQILECWIKRKGEWLEVSYQETPIH; encoded by the coding sequence ATGTCCCTGCGAATAGTTGCCTGTACTCTCATCTGCCTGCTCTCAACCACGCTGCTTTCAGCAGCAGATAAACCCGATAAAACTGCTATCCTGGATGCTGAACTGCTCAAAGCAGTCAAAACGCTGGACGAAGCCTTTTCCAAGCGGGACAAGGAAACGATTCGCAGGATGACCGACGAGCGGCACATCTCCATCTCACCCAGCTACCAGTTTTTCAGCCAGAAAGATCAACTGGAGGCTCTGCCCGAACTCAAGCTGACGCTCTTCAAGGCCAGCCCGAAAAAGATCATTCACACCACACCGAGCGCGGCCATCATCACCTACGAAGCCCAGATCGAGGGAACCTTCGAAGGCAAACAACTGGCCAAGCATGTGCAGATTCTGGAATGCTGGATCAAACGCAAGGGAGAATGGCTCGAAGTCTCCTACCAGGAAACGCCCATTCACTGA
- a CDS encoding metallophosphoesterase family protein: MTHSSDPWTFLHVNDSHMGTARSYRFRPAINKRWAAIKQQMSEIDADLLLHGGDLTRDGDTHEFEYQQAREDLNTLPFPTFIIPGNMDVGNKHTAVNGVKPRWDPKGLGWNDPDLNMTGERLDLFSNYFGPLQWTFMHKEIRFTGFYAAVAGTGLPHEDRFWRMLEQLPDLPAGKHHVAVMHYWPFMESPDEPDWDPTKGEEYDNWYFSINPPHRQRLWEILKAAKVEILFCGHVHTGRAVQHIDGIRIYRTQAAGNTGQLAERWPEADTRFGFHRCDVTEAGIDVTFIPGLDQCDEFGTFGPLGHPPVEERDYSVAEEKPPLIPDAHH; the protein is encoded by the coding sequence ATGACACACTCCTCTGACCCCTGGACGTTTCTGCATGTCAATGACAGCCACATGGGTACGGCCCGCTCTTATCGCTTTCGGCCGGCGATCAACAAACGCTGGGCTGCCATCAAACAGCAGATGTCGGAAATCGATGCCGACCTGCTGCTCCACGGCGGCGACCTGACACGAGACGGCGACACGCACGAGTTCGAATACCAGCAGGCCCGCGAAGACCTGAATACGCTCCCCTTCCCCACATTCATCATCCCTGGAAACATGGACGTCGGCAACAAACACACCGCCGTCAACGGGGTCAAACCGCGGTGGGATCCCAAAGGCCTGGGTTGGAATGACCCGGACCTGAATATGACCGGCGAACGCCTGGACCTGTTCAGCAACTACTTTGGCCCTCTGCAGTGGACCTTCATGCATAAGGAGATCCGCTTCACCGGCTTCTATGCCGCCGTCGCGGGCACAGGTCTTCCCCATGAAGACCGCTTCTGGCGCATGCTGGAACAACTCCCCGATCTGCCTGCAGGGAAACATCATGTCGCCGTCATGCATTACTGGCCCTTCATGGAATCCCCCGATGAACCAGACTGGGATCCGACCAAAGGCGAGGAATACGACAACTGGTATTTCTCCATCAATCCGCCACACAGACAAAGGTTATGGGAGATCCTGAAAGCAGCCAAAGTGGAGATTCTGTTCTGCGGTCATGTCCATACGGGACGCGCCGTGCAACACATCGACGGCATTCGCATCTATCGCACCCAGGCGGCAGGCAACACCGGACAGCTGGCAGAACGCTGGCCCGAAGCAGACACCCGCTTTGGATTTCACCGCTGCGATGTCACGGAAGCCGGGATCGATGTCACCTTTATCCCCGGTCTCGACCAGTGTGACGAGTTCGGCACCTTCGGACCGCTGGGACATCCCCCGGTCGAAGAACGTGATTACTCGGTCGCGGAAGAAAAACCGCCGCTGATTCCCGACGCCCATCATTAA